In Amycolatopsis methanolica 239, a single genomic region encodes these proteins:
- a CDS encoding pseudouridine synthase has translation MTSEPEAEGVRLQKVLAKAGVASRRAAEDLIVQGRVSVDGKVVRELGRRVDPDSAVIHVDGTRVILREDLIHLALNKPRGVHTTMYDDQGRPCVGDYVRDRSERLFHVGRLDADTEGLLLLTNDGDLAHRLMHPSYHVPKTYLAEVDGRVPRGLGKELKEGIVLEDGPVRVDAFRVKDSMGGRTLLEIVLHEGRKHIVRRLLAEVGFPVRKLVRTAIGDVQLGNGKPGTIRKLNREEVGGLYRRVGL, from the coding sequence ATGACATCTGAGCCCGAAGCCGAGGGCGTGCGCCTGCAGAAGGTGCTCGCCAAGGCGGGCGTGGCCTCGCGCCGCGCCGCCGAAGACCTGATCGTGCAGGGCCGCGTGAGCGTCGACGGCAAGGTGGTCCGCGAGCTCGGCCGGCGTGTCGACCCGGACAGCGCCGTGATCCACGTCGACGGCACCCGGGTCATCCTCCGCGAGGACCTGATCCACCTGGCGCTGAACAAGCCCCGCGGCGTGCACACCACGATGTACGACGACCAGGGCCGCCCGTGCGTCGGCGACTACGTGCGCGACCGCAGCGAACGGCTGTTCCACGTCGGCCGTCTCGACGCCGACACCGAGGGCCTGTTGCTGCTCACCAACGACGGCGACCTCGCGCACCGGCTGATGCACCCCTCCTACCACGTGCCCAAGACCTACCTGGCGGAGGTCGACGGCAGGGTGCCGCGCGGCCTCGGCAAGGAGCTCAAGGAGGGCATCGTGCTGGAGGACGGCCCGGTGCGCGTCGACGCGTTCCGGGTCAAGGACAGCATGGGCGGGCGCACCCTGCTGGAGATCGTGCTGCACGAGGGCCGCAAGCACATCGTGCGGCGGCTGCTGGCCGAGGTCGGGTTCCCGGTGCGCAAGCTGGTGCGCACCGCGATCGGCGACGTGCAGCTGGGCAACGGCAAGCCGGGCACGATCCGCAAGCTCAACCGCGAAGAGGTCGGCGGCCTCTACCGGCGCGTCGGCCTGTAG
- the recQ gene encoding DNA helicase RecQ — MASAETIPVSDALQTLRRVFGYDSFRGDQEAIVEHVIGGGDAVVLMPTGGGKSLCYQIPSLVRPGVGVVVSPLIALMQDQVDALLAVGVRAGFLNSSQDFEQRREVEAAFLAGELDLLYLAPERLSMESTRNLLDRGKIALFAIDEAHCVSQWGHDFRPDYLGLSELHERWPDVPRIALTATATKATHAEIVSRLNLGEARQFVASFDRPNIQYRIVPKAEPKKQLLDLIRTEHPGDAGIVYCLSRNSVEKTAEFLVANGISAVPYHAGLDSRTRARNQARFLREDGLVVVATIAFGMGIDKPDVRFVAHLDLPKSVEGYYQETGRAGRDGLPSTAWLAYGLQDVVQQRRMIQTSEGDDAHRRRLSQHLDAMLALCETVECRRAQLLNYFGQPGQPCGNCDTCLTPPESWDGTIPAQKLLSAVYRLQHERGQKFGAGQIIDILLGKQTPKVTQHRHDQLTVFGVGQELSESEWRGVVRQLLAQGLLAVEGDYGALLLTEASGEVLGRKREVRMRREPKRAGRAASATAKRKAAAEMPEEARPVFEKLRAWRFEEAKNQGVPAYIVFSDATLRQIATEQPSTLDELAGVSGVGENKLARYGEQVLATLAGGE, encoded by the coding sequence GTGGCCTCCGCTGAAACCATCCCCGTGAGCGACGCGCTGCAGACGCTGCGCCGCGTCTTCGGTTACGACTCCTTCCGCGGTGACCAGGAAGCGATCGTCGAGCACGTGATCGGCGGCGGTGACGCGGTCGTGCTGATGCCGACCGGCGGTGGGAAGTCGCTGTGCTACCAGATCCCGTCGCTGGTGCGCCCCGGCGTCGGTGTGGTCGTCTCGCCGCTGATCGCGCTGATGCAGGACCAGGTCGACGCGCTGCTGGCGGTCGGTGTGCGCGCCGGGTTCCTCAACTCGTCGCAGGACTTCGAGCAGCGCCGCGAGGTGGAGGCCGCGTTCCTCGCGGGCGAGCTGGACCTGCTGTACCTGGCGCCGGAACGGCTGTCCATGGAGTCCACGCGGAACCTGCTCGACCGGGGCAAGATCGCGTTGTTCGCCATCGACGAGGCGCACTGCGTGTCCCAGTGGGGCCACGACTTCCGGCCCGACTACCTGGGCCTGTCCGAGCTGCACGAGCGCTGGCCGGACGTGCCGCGCATCGCGCTGACCGCGACCGCCACGAAGGCCACGCACGCCGAGATCGTGTCCCGGCTCAACCTCGGCGAGGCGCGCCAGTTCGTGGCCAGCTTCGACCGGCCCAACATCCAGTACCGCATCGTGCCGAAGGCCGAGCCGAAGAAGCAGCTGCTCGACCTGATCCGCACCGAGCACCCCGGCGACGCGGGCATCGTGTACTGCCTGTCGCGCAACTCGGTGGAGAAGACCGCGGAGTTCCTGGTGGCCAACGGGATCAGCGCGGTGCCGTACCACGCCGGCCTGGATTCCCGCACCCGTGCGCGCAACCAGGCGCGGTTCCTGCGCGAGGACGGGCTGGTCGTGGTGGCGACCATCGCGTTCGGCATGGGCATCGACAAGCCGGACGTGCGGTTCGTGGCGCACCTGGACCTGCCGAAGTCGGTCGAGGGCTACTACCAGGAGACCGGGCGCGCGGGCCGCGACGGGCTGCCGTCGACCGCGTGGCTGGCCTACGGGCTGCAGGACGTCGTGCAGCAGCGGCGCATGATCCAGACCTCCGAGGGCGACGACGCACACCGCAGGCGGCTGTCGCAGCACCTGGACGCGATGCTCGCGCTGTGCGAGACGGTCGAGTGCCGCCGTGCGCAGCTGCTGAACTACTTCGGCCAGCCGGGGCAGCCGTGCGGCAACTGCGACACCTGCCTGACGCCGCCGGAGTCGTGGGACGGCACGATCCCCGCGCAGAAGCTGCTGTCCGCGGTGTACCGGCTGCAGCACGAGCGGGGCCAGAAGTTCGGCGCCGGGCAGATCATCGACATCCTGCTGGGCAAGCAGACGCCGAAGGTGACGCAGCACCGGCACGACCAGCTCACCGTGTTCGGCGTGGGGCAGGAGCTGTCGGAGAGCGAGTGGCGCGGCGTGGTGCGGCAGCTGCTGGCGCAGGGGCTGCTGGCCGTCGAAGGCGACTACGGGGCGCTGCTGCTGACCGAGGCCAGCGGTGAGGTGCTGGGCCGCAAGCGCGAGGTGCGGATGCGCCGCGAGCCCAAGCGCGCCGGCCGGGCGGCCTCGGCGACCGCGAAGCGCAAGGCGGCGGCGGAGATGCCGGAGGAGGCCCGCCCGGTGTTCGAGAAGCTGCGGGCCTGGCGGTTCGAGGAGGCGAAGAACCAGGGCGTGCCGGCGTACATCGTCTTCAGCGACGCGACCCTGCGTCAGATCGCCACCGAGCAGCCGTCTACTTTGGACGAGCTGGCCGGGGTGAGCGGTGTCGGGGAGAACAAGCTCGCCCGCTACGGCGAGCAGGTGCTGGCGACCCTGGCAGGAGGCGAATAG
- a CDS encoding CTP synthase, protein MGLQPRTAKYVFVTGGVASSLGKGLTASSLGQLLTSRGLRVTMQKLDPYLNVDPGTMNPFQHGEVFVTEDGAETDLDIGHYERFLDRDLSGSANVTTGQVYSEVIAKERRGEYLGDTVQVIPHITDEIKRRIMAVAESDGTGQQPDVVITEVGGTVGDIESLPFLEACRQVRHEIGRDNCFFLHVSLVPYLAPSGELKTKPTQHSVAALRNIGIQPDALVCRADRDLPEDLKRKIGLMCDVDTEAVIACPDARSIYDIPKVLHREALDAYVVRRLGLPFRDVDWTVWGDLLDRVHNPSETVRVALVGKYIDLPDAYLSVTEALRAGGFAHRAKVEIVWVASDRATTPAGAAAALGDVDGVLVPGGFGVRGIEGKIGAIHYARTRGIPVLGLCLGLQCMVIEAARNLAGIEGANSAEFDDTTEHPVISTMADQKDVVAGERDMGGTMRLGAYPAKLKPGSQVAKAYGSTDVSERHRHRYEVNNAYRKRLSDAGLVFSGTSPDDRLVEFVELPADVHPFFVGTQAHPELKSRPTRPHPLFDAFIDAVVRYRTADRLPVELPEPTVSAH, encoded by the coding sequence GTGGGACTTCAGCCGCGGACAGCCAAGTACGTTTTCGTCACGGGGGGCGTCGCCTCCTCCCTGGGCAAGGGCCTGACGGCCTCAAGCCTGGGTCAGCTCCTCACCTCTCGCGGCCTGCGGGTCACGATGCAGAAGCTGGATCCCTACCTCAACGTGGATCCGGGCACCATGAACCCGTTCCAGCACGGCGAGGTGTTCGTCACCGAGGACGGTGCCGAGACCGACCTGGACATCGGCCACTACGAGCGCTTCCTCGACCGGGACCTCTCCGGCTCGGCGAACGTCACGACCGGCCAGGTCTACTCCGAGGTCATCGCCAAGGAGCGCCGGGGTGAGTACCTCGGCGACACCGTGCAGGTCATCCCGCACATCACCGACGAGATCAAGCGCCGCATCATGGCGGTCGCCGAATCCGACGGGACCGGGCAGCAGCCGGACGTGGTGATCACCGAGGTCGGCGGCACGGTCGGCGACATCGAGTCGCTGCCGTTCCTGGAGGCCTGCCGCCAGGTGCGGCACGAGATCGGCCGGGACAACTGCTTCTTCCTGCACGTCTCGCTGGTGCCCTACCTGGCGCCGTCGGGCGAGCTCAAGACCAAGCCGACGCAGCACTCGGTCGCTGCCCTGCGCAACATCGGCATCCAGCCCGACGCGCTGGTGTGCCGGGCCGACCGCGACCTGCCCGAGGACCTCAAGCGCAAGATCGGGCTGATGTGCGACGTGGACACCGAGGCCGTCATCGCCTGCCCGGACGCCCGGTCGATCTACGACATCCCGAAGGTGCTGCACCGCGAGGCGCTGGACGCCTACGTCGTGCGCCGCCTCGGCCTGCCCTTCCGCGACGTCGACTGGACCGTGTGGGGCGACCTGCTCGACCGGGTGCACAACCCGTCCGAGACCGTCCGGGTGGCGCTGGTCGGCAAGTACATCGACCTGCCCGACGCCTACCTGTCGGTCACCGAGGCGCTGCGCGCGGGCGGGTTCGCCCATCGCGCCAAGGTCGAGATCGTGTGGGTCGCCTCCGACCGCGCGACCACCCCGGCCGGCGCGGCCGCCGCGCTGGGCGACGTCGACGGCGTCCTGGTGCCCGGCGGGTTCGGCGTGCGCGGCATCGAGGGCAAGATCGGCGCGATCCACTACGCCCGCACCCGCGGCATCCCGGTGCTCGGGCTGTGCCTCGGCCTGCAGTGCATGGTTATCGAGGCGGCCCGCAACCTGGCCGGCATCGAGGGCGCGAACTCGGCCGAGTTCGACGACACCACCGAGCACCCGGTGATCTCCACGATGGCCGACCAGAAGGACGTCGTCGCCGGCGAGCGCGACATGGGCGGCACGATGCGGCTGGGCGCCTACCCGGCCAAGCTCAAGCCCGGCTCGCAGGTCGCGAAGGCCTACGGCAGCACCGACGTGTCCGAGCGGCACCGGCACCGCTACGAGGTCAACAACGCCTACCGCAAGCGCCTGTCCGACGCCGGGCTGGTCTTCTCCGGCACCTCGCCGGACGACCGCCTGGTCGAGTTCGTCGAGCTGCCCGCCGACGTGCACCCGTTCTTCGTGGGCACCCAGGCGCACCCGGAGCTCAAGAGCCGCCCGACCCGGCCGCACCCGCTGTTCGACGCGTTCATCGACGCCGTCGTCCGGTACCGCACCGCGGACCGGCTGCCGGTCGAGCTGCCCGAGCCCACCGTGAGCGCGCATTGA
- a CDS encoding ParA family protein, which yields MSTPQPSTRSVSAASAAANLDNLTIATEGEPDTVDSVVAVGAEANGKPKLGPTGRPLRAIPEPPLLDKHGPATVLAMCNQKGGVGKTTSTINLGAALAEYGRRVLLVDFDPQGALSVGLGVQPHELDQTVYNAIMERSVTAQDILRHTSVEGMDLLPSNIDLSAAEVQLVAEVGREHTLLRVVQPLISEYDYVLVDCQPSLGLLTVNALTAADGVIIPLECEFFSLRGVALLIDTIEKVRERLNPKLDITGILATMFDPRTLHSREVMARVVEAFGDTVFDTVINRTVRFPETTVAGEPITRWAPKSAGAQAYRALAREVIAR from the coding sequence ATGTCGACACCGCAGCCCTCGACCAGATCGGTCTCGGCCGCATCGGCCGCCGCGAACCTCGACAACCTGACCATCGCGACAGAGGGGGAGCCCGACACCGTGGACTCTGTCGTGGCCGTGGGCGCCGAAGCGAACGGCAAGCCCAAGCTCGGCCCGACCGGCAGACCGTTGCGTGCGATTCCCGAACCGCCCCTGCTGGACAAGCACGGCCCGGCCACGGTGCTGGCCATGTGCAACCAGAAGGGCGGCGTCGGCAAGACCACGTCGACGATCAACCTGGGCGCCGCGCTCGCCGAGTACGGCCGCCGGGTGCTGCTGGTGGACTTCGACCCGCAGGGCGCGCTGTCGGTGGGCCTCGGCGTGCAGCCGCACGAGCTGGACCAGACGGTCTACAACGCGATCATGGAGCGGTCGGTGACCGCGCAGGACATCCTGCGGCACACCAGTGTCGAGGGCATGGACCTGCTGCCGAGCAACATCGACCTGTCCGCCGCCGAGGTGCAGCTGGTCGCCGAGGTGGGGCGCGAGCACACGTTGCTCCGGGTCGTGCAACCCCTCATCTCGGAGTACGACTATGTTCTGGTCGACTGCCAGCCATCGCTCGGGTTGCTCACGGTGAACGCGCTCACGGCCGCCGACGGCGTGATCATCCCGCTGGAGTGCGAGTTCTTCAGCTTGCGGGGCGTGGCTTTGTTGATCGACACGATCGAGAAGGTACGCGAACGCTTGAACCCCAAACTGGATATCACCGGCATCCTGGCCACGATGTTCGACCCGCGGACCCTCCACTCACGGGAGGTCATGGCGCGGGTCGTGGAGGCCTTCGGCGATACCGTGTTCGACACGGTGATCAACCGCACCGTGCGGTTCCCGGAGACCACCGTGGCCGGTGAGCCCATCACCCGCTGGGCCCCCAAGTCCGCCGGCGCGCAGGCTTATCGCGCGCTGGCGCGCGAGGTGATCGCTCGGTGA
- a CDS encoding NUDIX domain-containing protein: MTAPGEHDFRVVSSKDVHIGRVVGLRIDEVAMPGGGTAKREVVEHLGAVAIAAVDDDGAVTLVHQYRHSLGRRIWELPAGLLDHAGEDPVEAARRELAEEAGLAAARWETLVDVAASPGFTDEVVRVFLARDLTAVDRDVHGDEEADLVVHRVLLAEAVRMVLSGEIVNGATVGGVLAAHAVVHDGAPSRPSDAPWRDRPTRFADRIS, from the coding sequence TTGACCGCCCCCGGTGAGCACGACTTCCGGGTGGTGTCCAGCAAGGACGTCCACATCGGACGCGTGGTCGGGCTGCGGATCGACGAGGTCGCGATGCCCGGCGGCGGCACCGCCAAGCGCGAGGTGGTGGAGCACCTCGGCGCGGTCGCGATCGCCGCGGTCGACGACGACGGCGCGGTCACCCTGGTCCACCAGTACCGGCACTCGCTGGGACGGCGGATCTGGGAGCTGCCCGCCGGGCTGCTCGACCACGCCGGGGAGGACCCGGTCGAGGCCGCGCGGCGCGAGCTGGCCGAGGAGGCCGGGCTCGCCGCCGCGCGGTGGGAGACGCTGGTCGACGTGGCCGCGTCGCCCGGGTTCACCGACGAGGTCGTGCGGGTGTTCCTGGCGCGCGACCTGACGGCCGTCGACCGGGACGTCCACGGCGACGAGGAGGCCGACCTGGTGGTGCACCGGGTGCTACTGGCCGAGGCGGTGCGGATGGTGCTGTCCGGGGAGATCGTCAACGGCGCGACCGTCGGCGGGGTGCTCGCCGCGCACGCGGTGGTCCACGACGGCGCGCCGTCGCGGCCGTCGGACGCGCCGTGGCGGGACCGGCCGACGAGGTTCGCCGATCGCATTTCCTGA
- a CDS encoding segregation and condensation protein A, which yields MSENGAPVDGAQPVEDSAAPKFKVRLDNFEGPFDLLLQLISQHQLDVTEVALHQVTDDFIAYTRALGPEWDLDEVTEFLVIAATLLDLKAARLLPAAEVEDEDDLALLEARDLLFARVLQYRAYKQVAALFAELEAGALRRYPRSVALEERYVGLLPEVTLGVDADKLAEIALAVFRPKPPPTVSLDHIHAHRVSVREHAALLRLKLASRGEATFTELVEDCEHTVEVVARFLALLELYRESSVQFEQDEPLTMLRVRWTGGSVSEAEAAAEADRARVEEEEYG from the coding sequence GTGAGCGAGAACGGGGCTCCGGTCGACGGGGCCCAGCCCGTCGAGGATTCCGCGGCGCCGAAGTTCAAGGTCCGCCTGGACAACTTCGAGGGGCCGTTCGACCTGCTGCTGCAGCTGATCTCGCAGCACCAGCTCGACGTCACCGAGGTCGCGCTGCACCAGGTCACCGACGACTTCATCGCCTACACCCGGGCGCTGGGGCCGGAGTGGGACCTGGACGAGGTGACGGAGTTCCTCGTCATCGCGGCGACCCTGCTCGACCTGAAGGCCGCGCGGCTGCTGCCCGCGGCCGAGGTCGAGGACGAGGACGACCTGGCGCTGCTGGAGGCGCGGGACCTGCTGTTCGCCCGGGTGCTGCAATACCGGGCGTACAAGCAGGTCGCGGCGCTGTTCGCGGAGCTGGAGGCCGGGGCACTGCGGCGGTACCCGCGGTCGGTGGCGCTGGAGGAGCGCTACGTCGGGCTGCTGCCCGAGGTGACGCTCGGGGTGGACGCGGACAAGCTGGCGGAGATCGCGCTGGCGGTGTTCCGGCCCAAGCCGCCGCCCACGGTGTCCCTGGACCACATCCACGCGCACCGGGTGTCGGTGCGCGAGCACGCGGCGCTGCTGCGGCTGAAGCTGGCTTCGCGGGGCGAGGCGACGTTCACCGAGCTGGTCGAGGACTGCGAGCACACGGTCGAGGTGGTGGCCCGGTTCCTGGCGTTGCTGGAGCTCTACCGGGAGTCCAGCGTGCAGTTCGAGCAGGACGAGCCGCTGACGATGCTGCGGGTGCGGTGGACCGGCGGATCGGTCTCGGAGGCCGAGGCCGCCGCCGAGGCGGACCGGGCCCGCGTCGAGGAAGAGGAGTACGGGTGA
- a CDS encoding arsenate reductase family protein encodes MEIWVNPRCSKCRSALSILDEAGVSYEVRRYLEEPPTVAELDAVLKRLGLDPWDIARMQEPEAVELGIKSWPRDEATRDRWLTALAEHPKLIQRPIITADDGTTVVGRTEEAVRSVLP; translated from the coding sequence GTGGAGATCTGGGTCAACCCGCGGTGCTCGAAGTGCCGTTCGGCGCTGTCGATCCTGGACGAGGCGGGTGTGTCCTACGAGGTGCGCAGGTACCTGGAGGAGCCGCCGACGGTGGCGGAGCTGGACGCGGTGCTGAAGCGGCTGGGCCTGGACCCGTGGGACATCGCGCGGATGCAGGAGCCGGAGGCCGTCGAGCTGGGCATCAAGAGCTGGCCGCGCGACGAGGCGACCCGGGACCGATGGCTGACGGCGCTGGCGGAGCACCCGAAGTTGATCCAGCGCCCGATCATCACCGCCGACGACGGAACAACGGTGGTCGGACGCACGGAAGAGGCCGTGCGCTCGGTTCTGCCTTGA
- the xerD gene encoding site-specific tyrosine recombinase XerD, whose amino-acid sequence MVTAYLDHLAVERGTARNTLDSYARDLRRYLRYLEQAGVRDFRRVTESEVTGFGAALREGDEVHPPLAASSAARALVAVRGLHRFAHLDGLTEDDPAREVRPPAPAKRLPKALPVDDVLRLLAMPPAEGERPLRDRALLELLYSTGARISEAVGLDLDDVDREERTVLLDGKGGKQRLVPIGRPAVEALEAYLVRARPVLALRGRGTAALFLNARGTRLSRQSAWQVLKTNAERAGISTGVSPHTLRHSFATHLLEGGADVRVVQELLGHASVTTTQVYTLVTMNTLREVYATAHPRALG is encoded by the coding sequence GTGGTCACGGCCTATCTCGATCATCTCGCCGTGGAGCGCGGGACGGCACGCAACACCCTGGACAGCTACGCCCGCGACCTGCGCCGGTACCTGCGGTACCTGGAGCAGGCCGGGGTGCGGGACTTCCGGCGCGTCACCGAGTCGGAGGTGACCGGGTTCGGCGCGGCGCTGCGCGAGGGCGACGAGGTGCACCCGCCGCTGGCCGCGTCCTCGGCGGCGCGGGCGCTGGTCGCGGTGCGCGGGCTGCACCGCTTCGCGCACCTCGACGGGCTGACCGAGGACGACCCGGCCCGCGAGGTGCGGCCACCGGCGCCGGCGAAGCGGCTGCCCAAAGCGCTGCCGGTGGACGACGTGCTGCGGCTGCTGGCGATGCCGCCCGCCGAGGGTGAGCGGCCGCTGCGCGACCGGGCGCTGCTGGAGCTGCTGTACTCCACCGGGGCCCGGATCTCCGAGGCCGTCGGGCTCGACCTCGACGACGTCGACCGCGAGGAGCGCACCGTGCTGCTCGACGGCAAGGGCGGCAAGCAGCGGCTGGTGCCGATCGGCCGTCCCGCGGTCGAGGCCCTGGAGGCCTACCTGGTGCGCGCCCGCCCGGTGCTGGCGCTGCGCGGACGCGGCACCGCGGCGCTGTTCCTCAACGCGAGGGGGACCCGGCTGTCCCGGCAGAGCGCGTGGCAGGTCCTCAAGACCAACGCCGAGCGCGCCGGGATCTCCACCGGCGTGTCGCCACACACGCTGCGTCACAGTTTCGCGACCCACCTGCTGGAGGGCGGCGCGGACGTCCGGGTGGTCCAAGAGCTGCTAGGCCACGCTTCGGTGACCACGACACAGGTCTACACCCTGGTTACGATGAACACTCTGCGTGAGGTATATGCTACGGCCCATCCTCGGGCGCTGGGTTGA
- the scpB gene encoding SMC-Scp complex subunit ScpB: MSPEQEPVRPEAAEAEPEVAPAREAETLAEQESADGGSPSEDAPPALGADSAPAAQPAEPGPEVAEAEAVEPEAAAEEVPSAPDAEADAAPAAQPGKAPGEATVPPEDAPLPDYPEEPDDLVAVGDGLPDLTEHSALAAALEALLLVVDSPVSEEALASALGQPEPRVTQTLQVMSAELTQRGSGIDLRRVGEGWRLYTRDTYAPYVEKLLLDGQRSKLTRAALETLAVIAYRQPVTRSRVAAVRGVNVDGVIRTLLARGLIEENGADPETGGTLYVTTELFLERLGLSSLTDLPPIAPLLPEVDSIDDI; this comes from the coding sequence GTGAGTCCCGAACAGGAGCCGGTCCGGCCCGAGGCCGCGGAGGCCGAGCCCGAGGTGGCGCCGGCGCGCGAAGCCGAGACGCTTGCTGAGCAGGAGTCCGCCGACGGTGGATCGCCTTCCGAGGACGCGCCGCCCGCACTCGGTGCGGACTCCGCGCCTGCGGCGCAACCCGCGGAGCCTGGGCCTGAGGTGGCGGAGGCCGAGGCCGTGGAGCCTGAGGCAGCGGCGGAGGAGGTGCCGTCCGCGCCCGATGCGGAGGCGGACGCCGCGCCTGCGGCGCAGCCCGGGAAGGCGCCTGGTGAAGCCACCGTGCCTCCGGAGGACGCGCCCCTGCCGGACTACCCGGAGGAGCCCGACGACCTCGTCGCGGTGGGGGACGGGCTTCCGGACCTCACCGAGCACTCCGCGCTGGCCGCGGCGCTCGAAGCCCTCCTGCTGGTCGTCGACTCGCCGGTCAGCGAAGAGGCGCTCGCGAGCGCGCTCGGCCAGCCCGAGCCGCGCGTGACGCAGACCCTGCAGGTCATGTCGGCCGAGCTCACCCAGCGCGGCAGCGGCATCGACCTGCGGCGGGTCGGCGAGGGGTGGCGGCTCTACACCCGCGACACCTACGCGCCCTACGTCGAGAAGCTCCTCCTGGACGGGCAGCGCTCCAAGCTGACCCGGGCCGCGCTGGAGACCCTCGCCGTCATCGCCTACCGGCAGCCCGTGACGCGTTCCCGCGTCGCGGCCGTGCGCGGCGTCAACGTCGACGGTGTGATCCGCACCCTGCTCGCCCGTGGTCTCATCGAGGAGAACGGCGCCGACCCCGAGACGGGTGGCACCCTGTATGTGACGACCGAACTGTTCCTCGAGCGGCTGGGCCTGTCGTCGCTGACCGACCTGCCGCCGATCGCCCCCCTGTTGCCGGAAGTGGACTCCATCGATGACATCTGA
- a CDS encoding LLM class flavin-dependent oxidoreductase translates to MTRMRRIWSGAEGIGPAPATPGGPEVLFGAFADPALQRIARHGDGFLCVAPPPWAGDLFAKVERFWTAAGRDGRPRMVAQVNVALESDVDETRAAIAAYYAFSDCGKNMVEGMLTTPEQVREAAKHFADLGADELMLYCWGTDPGQVGRLADVVS, encoded by the coding sequence ATGACCCGCATGCGGCGGATCTGGTCCGGCGCCGAAGGGATCGGGCCCGCCCCGGCCACGCCCGGCGGTCCCGAGGTCCTGTTCGGCGCCTTCGCCGACCCCGCCCTGCAGCGGATCGCCCGGCACGGCGACGGGTTCCTGTGCGTCGCGCCCCCGCCGTGGGCCGGTGACCTGTTCGCCAAGGTCGAGCGGTTCTGGACCGCCGCGGGCCGCGACGGCCGCCCGCGCATGGTCGCCCAGGTCAACGTCGCACTCGAGTCCGATGTGGACGAAACACGCGCGGCCATCGCCGCCTACTACGCCTTCAGCGACTGCGGCAAGAACATGGTCGAGGGCATGCTCACCACGCCGGAGCAGGTCCGCGAAGCGGCCAAGCACTTCGCGGACCTCGGCGCCGACGAGCTGATGCTCTACTGCTGGGGCACCGACCCGGGCCAGGTCGGCAGGCTGGCCGACGTGGTCAGCTGA
- the aroA gene encoding 3-phosphoshikimate 1-carboxyvinyltransferase codes for MTQPPASQPTWTAPVAPGPLDATVRVPGSKSITNRAFVLAALAGEPTLVRAPLDSRDARLMLGALESLGGGWERRGDDVLVRPLAHGSTEPANVVLGNAGTVARFTPALAGLGSAPVTFDGDEAIRRRPIAPLLAALREAGADIDDEGRGAPPFTVRGHGGLPGGKVDLDSSASSQFLSALLLAGPAFEAGVTVRLTGGTPPSEPHIAMTMDMLRRFGASPERDGQEFHVGPARLSCPDFTVEPDLSTAAPFVVAAAAAGGTVRIPGWPEYSTQPGDWLRSLMTELGQRVELTPEGLTVTGTGEIPGARLDLHEVGELTPVIAALLCFADGPSVISGVAHLRGHETDRLAALATELSALGAGVTETADGLAITPATMHGGVFHTYEDHRLVMAGAVLGLRVPGVEVEDPATVGKTFPGFTTAWSEMLS; via the coding sequence GTGACCCAGCCCCCCGCTTCCCAGCCCACCTGGACCGCGCCGGTCGCGCCCGGCCCGCTCGACGCGACGGTGCGCGTCCCCGGCTCCAAGTCGATCACCAACCGGGCGTTCGTGCTGGCCGCACTGGCCGGTGAGCCGACCCTGGTCCGCGCCCCGCTGGACTCCCGGGACGCCCGGCTCATGCTGGGCGCGCTGGAGTCGCTGGGCGGCGGCTGGGAGCGGCGCGGCGACGACGTGCTGGTCCGCCCGCTGGCGCACGGCTCGACCGAACCGGCGAACGTGGTGCTGGGCAACGCGGGCACGGTCGCGCGGTTCACGCCCGCGCTGGCCGGGCTGGGGTCGGCGCCGGTGACGTTCGACGGGGACGAGGCCATCCGCCGCCGCCCCATCGCGCCGCTGCTGGCCGCGCTGCGCGAGGCGGGCGCGGACATCGACGACGAGGGCCGGGGCGCGCCGCCGTTCACCGTCCGCGGGCACGGCGGCCTGCCCGGCGGGAAGGTCGATCTGGACTCCAGCGCCTCCAGCCAGTTCCTGTCCGCCCTGCTGCTCGCCGGTCCCGCGTTCGAGGCCGGGGTGACGGTGCGGCTGACCGGCGGCACCCCGCCGAGCGAGCCGCATATTGCGATGACAATGGACATGCTGCGCCGGTTCGGCGCGTCGCCGGAGCGGGACGGGCAGGAGTTCCACGTCGGCCCGGCGCGGCTGTCGTGCCCGGACTTCACGGTCGAGCCGGACCTGTCCACGGCGGCGCCCTTCGTGGTGGCCGCGGCGGCCGCGGGCGGCACGGTGCGCATCCCGGGCTGGCCGGAGTACTCCACCCAGCCGGGTGACTGGCTGCGCAGCCTGATGACCGAGCTGGGCCAGCGGGTGGAGCTCACCCCGGAGGGCCTGACCGTCACCGGAACGGGCGAAATCCCGGGCGCGCGGCTCGACCTGCACGAGGTGGGTGAGCTGACCCCGGTGATCGCGGCGCTGCTGTGCTTCGCCGACGGGCCGTCGGTCATCTCCGGCGTCGCGCACCTGCGCGGGCACGAGACCGACCGGCTGGCCGCGCTGGCGACCGAGCTGTCCGCGCTGGGCGCCGGGGTGACCGAGACCGCGGACGGCCTGGCGATCACCCCGGCCACGATGCACGGCGGCGTCTTCCACACCTACGAGGACCACCGGCTGGTGATGGCCGGCGCGGTGCTCGGCCTACGGGTGCCCGGTGTGGAGGTCGAGGACCCGGCGACGGTCGGCAAGACCTTCCCCGGGTTCACCACCGCCTGGTCGGAGATGCTCAGCTGA